A portion of the Paenibacillus marchantiae genome contains these proteins:
- a CDS encoding glycosyl hydrolase yields MTICDLLQHPPADYRTVPFWSWNDDLDHNELVRQIEEMHSAGIGGFFIHARGGLTVPYMGKEWMEAIQICIKKSQELGMETWLYDENGWPSGFADGKVPALGVAYQQKRLAYEWAPFNRGNRVTIASYVQSEEELHLLTTGDTRKPDFRVYYELNPYYIDTLSKKAVAAFIDSTYNAYWAEFGEQFGSVLKGIFTDEPQFGRGDLPWSLELEDAFQNQHGYSLRKVIPALFLETKDCRRVRYDYWSCVTTLFTESYAKQIGEWCEQRGWLATGHVVDEQTLMSQATSVGDPLLFYEYLQIPGCDWLGRSVSEEPVVPKQVSSVVRQLGKKQAITESYGCSGWNVSFQDLKRIGEWQFVHGMNLMCQHLQAYTLRGLRKRDYPPSLFYQQPWWRYYYHFNNYFARLSMLLVEGVRQAEVLLLHPIRTAWVELEGSNSSQVEQYHESFAQLSRWLCQSFIEHDYGSEGIIERHGRVEGNLFVVGEIGYRVVVVPPSVTLSEMTVKLLHQFVFHGGSLVVLEPVPFLINGQPGEEIRRLVNGAVKPDWNRNALVESVSRTVSPSIAIVDREGLPIVSDMVNIQTLKLEDSYLYYLVNSGEKCYPDVEVTLPRRGILSLIDLESGDIRPLNYTRVGNGVKLNMTLYPTQSYVIKLVPTKGQLETDEVTLLQTDNSARFIQELSELWEIDHIDHNSLTMDTCRYRLENGDWSEPKPIIFIQEELLQIGYPVQVELEFEFQIAFDPALVREMHLVMENPEKVQILINDSKIASHSCDWWRDVSFKKIDLSGFLQHGRNTIRLTLDFWNSAETYAAIERAQSFESEGNKLKFDTELESVYLVGHFGVKSESPYKNGEHGVIYTDGPFILEELPHQYSLITDLGCQGLPFFAGSIQLVQNVAIHFEDSVSRVWQFGSHPNAIVTRLSINGQEVRTFLWEPYEADISEYLQQGENLIELELTSSCRNLLGPHHHVKGEPMKVGPDSFKNRVGWTDRDLDPYINLYQSHYAFVRFGLSTLPRIVMMT; encoded by the coding sequence ATGACCATATGTGATCTCCTACAACATCCTCCTGCTGATTATCGTACGGTGCCATTTTGGTCCTGGAATGACGATCTAGATCACAATGAACTCGTACGGCAGATCGAAGAAATGCATAGTGCGGGAATCGGTGGTTTTTTTATACATGCCAGGGGAGGCCTTACTGTTCCTTACATGGGCAAAGAGTGGATGGAGGCCATACAGATCTGCATCAAGAAAAGTCAGGAACTTGGGATGGAAACATGGCTCTATGATGAAAATGGCTGGCCTAGTGGTTTTGCTGACGGAAAGGTGCCTGCACTTGGAGTGGCTTATCAACAGAAGCGGTTAGCTTATGAATGGGCTCCTTTTAATCGGGGGAATAGAGTGACAATTGCCTCCTATGTCCAGTCTGAGGAAGAATTGCATCTGCTTACTACTGGCGACACACGCAAACCTGACTTTCGAGTATATTACGAGTTGAATCCTTATTATATCGACACGTTAAGCAAAAAGGCTGTAGCTGCGTTCATTGATTCCACCTATAATGCTTACTGGGCGGAGTTCGGTGAACAATTCGGCTCTGTGTTGAAAGGAATATTCACGGATGAACCGCAGTTTGGACGCGGAGATCTTCCGTGGTCGTTAGAACTCGAAGATGCCTTTCAGAACCAGCACGGGTATTCGCTACGTAAGGTAATTCCAGCTCTGTTCTTGGAAACGAAGGACTGCCGCAGGGTCAGGTATGATTATTGGTCATGTGTCACCACCTTGTTTACTGAGTCCTACGCCAAGCAAATTGGAGAGTGGTGCGAGCAAAGGGGATGGTTAGCTACGGGTCATGTTGTAGACGAGCAAACCCTTATGAGTCAAGCGACTTCAGTGGGCGATCCACTGCTCTTCTATGAATATCTGCAAATCCCCGGTTGTGACTGGCTTGGACGTTCTGTGAGTGAAGAGCCGGTTGTTCCTAAGCAAGTTAGCTCCGTTGTTCGCCAGTTGGGCAAAAAGCAAGCCATCACGGAGAGTTACGGCTGTTCCGGTTGGAATGTCAGCTTTCAGGATTTAAAGCGGATTGGGGAATGGCAATTTGTTCATGGAATGAATCTAATGTGTCAACATTTGCAAGCTTATACGCTGAGGGGACTTCGTAAACGGGATTATCCACCATCTTTGTTTTATCAGCAGCCTTGGTGGAGGTACTATTATCACTTTAATAATTACTTTGCCCGTTTGTCCATGCTCCTTGTGGAAGGAGTACGGCAAGCTGAGGTATTACTGCTTCATCCCATTCGAACAGCTTGGGTGGAACTGGAGGGTTCTAACTCATCACAGGTTGAGCAATATCATGAATCATTTGCACAGCTTTCTCGCTGGTTGTGCCAATCGTTTATCGAGCATGATTATGGAAGCGAGGGAATTATTGAACGTCATGGCAGAGTAGAGGGGAATCTTTTTGTTGTAGGAGAGATAGGTTACCGAGTTGTTGTCGTTCCACCGAGTGTGACCTTAAGCGAGATGACGGTGAAATTGCTCCATCAGTTTGTATTTCATGGAGGAAGCTTAGTTGTATTGGAACCCGTTCCGTTCCTCATCAATGGACAACCGGGTGAAGAAATCCGTCGTTTAGTGAATGGTGCAGTAAAACCCGATTGGAATCGCAACGCCTTGGTAGAATCTGTTTCCAGAACCGTTTCTCCATCGATCGCTATCGTTGACAGGGAAGGACTACCTATCGTATCGGACATGGTCAATATCCAGACGCTTAAGTTAGAAGATTCCTATCTCTATTACCTGGTGAATTCCGGAGAAAAGTGTTATCCAGATGTAGAGGTGACTCTCCCTCGAAGGGGTATACTGTCTCTAATTGATTTGGAGAGTGGTGATATCAGGCCACTTAACTATACCAGGGTAGGTAACGGCGTCAAATTGAACATGACTCTGTACCCTACCCAATCCTATGTTATCAAACTAGTTCCGACCAAAGGTCAACTGGAAACGGATGAGGTAACTCTACTCCAAACAGACAATTCAGCTAGGTTCATTCAGGAACTAAGTGAGTTATGGGAAATTGACCATATCGATCACAATAGCTTGACGATGGACACTTGCAGGTACAGGCTGGAGAATGGTGATTGGTCGGAACCTAAGCCTATTATTTTTATTCAAGAAGAACTGCTTCAGATAGGATATCCTGTTCAAGTCGAATTGGAATTCGAATTTCAGATCGCCTTTGATCCTGCGCTCGTGCGGGAAATGCATCTGGTGATGGAAAATCCGGAGAAAGTGCAAATTCTTATTAATGACAGTAAGATAGCATCTCATAGCTGTGATTGGTGGAGAGATGTATCCTTCAAGAAAATTGATCTAAGTGGGTTCCTTCAGCATGGTCGAAATACCATCAGGTTAACATTGGATTTTTGGAATTCTGCTGAAACGTATGCAGCTATTGAACGTGCTCAAAGTTTTGAGTCTGAGGGGAATAAGCTGAAATTCGATACGGAACTTGAAAGCGTGTATCTAGTTGGACATTTTGGAGTGAAATCGGAATCTCCTTATAAAAATGGCGAGCATGGTGTTATATATACAGATGGTCCATTTATACTTGAAGAACTCCCTCATCAATATTCCTTGATAACTGATCTAGGTTGTCAGGGATTACCGTTCTTTGCAGGCAGTATTCAACTTGTGCAGAATGTTGCAATACATTTTGAAGACAGTGTTTCACGGGTATGGCAATTCGGCTCACATCCGAATGCGATTGTCACAAGATTATCAATTAACGGACAAGAAGTTCGTACCTTTTTATGGGAACCCTATGAAGCAGATATTTCAGAATATCTCCAACAAGGAGAGAATTTGATTGAGCTGGAGCTGACCAGCAGTTGTAGAAACTTGCTTGGACCTCACCATCATGTGAAAGGTGAACCAATGAAGGTTGGCCCAGACAGTTTTAAAAATAGAGTCGGTTGGACGGATAGAGACCTAGACCCATATATCAATTTGTATCAATCTCATTATGCTTTTGTTCGCTTTGGACTAAGTACATTACCACGGATAGTTATGATGACTTGA
- a CDS encoding glycoside hydrolase family 130 protein translates to MNSPYIGKLASSSVIKRYLNNPILDASRVPYPTALVFNAGVTKFNGKYVMVFRNDYGSLEQQTIEAHHTTDLGVAFSDDGIHWEVQPKPCFKLHDQEIIRAYDPRLTVIDGRCYMCFAVDTQHGIRGGVAVTDDFEEFDILSLSTPDLRNMVLFPEKIGGKFMRLERPFTVYSRGGVDRFDMWISESPDLRYWGNSDLLLAVEDVPFANDKIGPAAPPIKTEQGWLTTFHAVDIDPTRGKNGWETSWQKRYTAGLMLLDLENPKKIIGMYQNPLLTPEASYEIEGGFRNNVIFPGGMVLEDDGEVKIYYGAADTIECLATAHIDDLIQLCLKG, encoded by the coding sequence ATGAATTCACCTTATATCGGAAAACTCGCATCAAGTTCTGTAATTAAACGTTATCTGAATAACCCGATTCTAGATGCTTCTCGCGTCCCATATCCCACTGCACTTGTGTTCAATGCAGGCGTAACGAAATTCAATGGGAAATATGTGATGGTTTTTCGAAACGACTATGGGTCTTTGGAGCAGCAGACGATTGAGGCTCATCATACAACAGATCTTGGTGTTGCCTTCAGCGATGACGGAATTCATTGGGAGGTGCAACCGAAGCCGTGTTTTAAGCTACATGACCAAGAAATTATCCGTGCCTATGACCCAAGGCTTACCGTAATTGACGGACGCTGCTATATGTGTTTTGCCGTAGACACACAGCATGGCATCCGCGGTGGTGTGGCCGTTACCGACGATTTTGAAGAGTTTGATATTTTGAGCTTGTCGACACCGGATTTGCGAAATATGGTACTATTCCCGGAGAAGATCGGCGGAAAATTTATGAGGCTTGAACGGCCTTTCACAGTCTACAGCCGCGGGGGAGTTGACCGATTCGACATGTGGATTTCAGAATCCCCGGATTTGAGGTACTGGGGAAATTCTGACTTGCTGCTTGCTGTTGAAGATGTACCATTTGCCAATGATAAGATCGGTCCTGCAGCTCCCCCCATCAAGACAGAGCAGGGATGGCTTACTACATTTCATGCCGTTGATATTGACCCTACAAGAGGCAAGAACGGATGGGAAACGTCATGGCAGAAACGGTATACAGCAGGCTTAATGCTGCTTGATTTGGAGAATCCCAAAAAAATAATCGGCATGTATCAGAATCCGCTGCTGACTCCAGAAGCTAGCTATGAGATTGAAGGAGGATTCCGTAACAATGTCATCTTCCCAGGCGGAATGGTACTCGAAGATGATGGTGAGGTTAAGATTTATTATGGTGCAGCAGACACGATTGAATGTCTCGCAACAGCCCATATTGATGATTTGATCCAGTTATGTCTGAAGGGTTAA
- a CDS encoding carbohydrate ABC transporter permease, producing the protein MRIAWNTVLWAFLLIVAFLTLFPIIITLLGSFKTNAELTAGATFLPAIWQFTNYIEAWKQANFSTYTLNSVFVAVASTIGTLIVSSMAAYVVNRMDFIGKKLYVSIQAFTMFVAIGAVVLRPQFELMIKLHLHNTLWGVILILISTHASAFFILLSFMNGIPKELDEAARIDGCSPGRTFWRIIIPLLTPGLGVCALFAFRGAWNEYLIPFVFTLSKPELQTLTVGLANLKYGITAASQTHFMMAGACLSILPILIAYIFANKSFMQMTAGSLKG; encoded by the coding sequence ATGAGAATTGCATGGAATACCGTACTGTGGGCGTTTCTGTTAATAGTAGCATTTCTAACGCTGTTTCCTATAATTATCACTCTGCTCGGTTCCTTTAAAACGAATGCCGAACTTACTGCCGGAGCGACTTTTCTGCCAGCTATTTGGCAGTTCACCAACTATATCGAAGCGTGGAAACAGGCTAATTTTTCAACATACACACTAAATAGTGTATTTGTTGCCGTCGCGTCAACCATAGGAACATTAATTGTCTCGTCCATGGCAGCCTATGTCGTGAACAGAATGGACTTTATTGGCAAAAAACTATACGTCAGCATCCAGGCATTTACTATGTTTGTAGCGATCGGAGCAGTCGTTCTTCGACCTCAATTCGAGCTGATGATTAAACTTCATCTGCATAATACGCTGTGGGGCGTAATTCTGATTCTGATCAGCACACATGCTTCGGCATTCTTTATCCTGCTCAGCTTCATGAACGGAATTCCTAAAGAGCTTGATGAGGCTGCACGCATCGATGGGTGCTCTCCGGGCAGAACATTCTGGAGAATCATTATTCCGCTGCTTACGCCTGGGCTAGGAGTGTGTGCCTTGTTTGCCTTCCGGGGAGCGTGGAACGAATACCTGATTCCATTTGTGTTTACGCTCAGTAAACCCGAACTGCAGACATTGACCGTCGGACTAGCCAATTTGAAGTACGGAATCACCGCTGCTTCACAGACACACTTCATGATGGCGGGGGCGTGTCTGTCCATTCTCCCGATCCTTATTGCTTATATTTTTGCTAACAAATCCTTTATGCAAATGACTGCGGGCTCCTTAAAGGGCTAG
- a CDS encoding carbohydrate ABC transporter permease translates to MNKAKNLAFSYSFLLPSYILTIVLGIYPIMWAMRYMFYDYKGFGTARFVGLANLERVMTDHQFWDSVSNTFVYAGGKLLLSIPLALILAVILNWKIKGRNLLRAIIFMPTIISTAVMAVVFFTIFNSYNGILNQFLLKYKLIGSAIDWLGVDYAMLTIILVAVWGAVGNYMLLFLAGLQNIPEDVYESSALDGANKFQQFRYITIPMLGPVMQMIIMLAIINALKGYESIMVMTDGGPIGKTNVMFLYVYKLFFPPAGSTASTQIQEFGYGSAVAFVTAVIVGIITILYFYGSKRMSHNE, encoded by the coding sequence ATGAATAAAGCAAAGAATCTAGCTTTTTCATACAGCTTTCTTTTGCCAAGCTATATTCTTACCATTGTTCTGGGCATCTACCCGATTATGTGGGCCATGAGATATATGTTCTACGATTACAAAGGGTTTGGGACTGCACGATTTGTAGGACTGGCAAATCTAGAACGCGTAATGACAGATCATCAGTTTTGGGATTCAGTATCCAACACGTTCGTTTATGCTGGAGGCAAGCTCCTGCTATCGATACCGCTCGCTCTGATATTGGCCGTCATCCTGAATTGGAAAATTAAAGGGAGAAATCTGCTGAGAGCTATTATATTTATGCCTACGATCATTAGTACAGCGGTTATGGCGGTCGTATTTTTCACCATTTTCAACTCGTATAATGGCATCCTCAATCAGTTCCTTCTGAAATATAAATTGATCGGCAGTGCTATAGATTGGCTGGGCGTTGATTATGCCATGCTGACGATCATCCTCGTTGCTGTATGGGGGGCGGTAGGCAATTATATGCTTTTGTTTCTAGCAGGGCTCCAAAATATTCCCGAAGATGTGTACGAGAGTTCTGCTCTGGATGGGGCTAACAAATTCCAACAATTTCGTTACATTACCATTCCAATGCTGGGCCCTGTCATGCAAATGATCATTATGCTAGCCATTATTAATGCGCTAAAAGGTTATGAGAGTATTATGGTGATGACTGATGGCGGGCCAATTGGAAAAACCAATGTCATGTTCTTATATGTATATAAATTATTTTTCCCGCCTGCGGGTTCCACGGCATCTACACAAATTCAAGAATTTGGCTATGGTAGTGCTGTCGCTTTTGTCACAGCTGTTATTGTTGGCATCATCACGATACTTTACTTTTATGGATCAAAACGAATGAGTCATAACGAATAA
- a CDS encoding ABC transporter substrate-binding protein, translating into MKLNKKFLMSALCIVLTGSLAACSSPKSTDKGASAAAKTKITYWTGDRHDSEFVKETIDKFNETNKDNIEVELVIKGDDFDQALDMSFQTSEPPDVIRVKENTIQTFYKKGFLAPIDEFLTDKMKDTFPVMEDLNSFDGKRYSLPNYGTTMRLIYNKELFAKAGIEQPPTTLNELVEAAKKITQVGKSNGAYGFAQNFKNPSSALGRSARVIAEVSGYGGYGYDFKTARYDYSGFKPIMEAFKQIKDDGSMLPGVESLDIDPLRAQFAEGKIGMYLSFSAEAGVYQSQFPAKIDWAAAPAPSIDGNFNGASGFLGGQWLAISSETENKEAAWKFLEYMYNESVLQQYQEKGFGISMVPSVSAVAAKPEVKGIEGFLPNKYDGVWPVYPTVPVHGMKSDDAFVKYILSGGNLDTIINDLNTRYNAALDTAIASGEAKAEPIADFDPAELAGKYVK; encoded by the coding sequence ATGAAATTAAACAAGAAATTTCTTATGTCTGCACTGTGTATCGTGCTCACGGGAAGCCTAGCGGCTTGCAGTAGCCCTAAGTCCACAGATAAAGGAGCAAGCGCAGCGGCTAAAACCAAGATCACCTACTGGACTGGAGACCGCCATGATTCTGAGTTCGTGAAAGAAACGATCGATAAATTCAATGAAACCAATAAGGATAACATCGAAGTGGAACTGGTTATCAAGGGAGATGATTTCGATCAAGCGCTGGATATGTCTTTTCAGACCTCAGAACCACCGGATGTCATTCGTGTTAAAGAAAACACCATACAGACCTTCTATAAAAAAGGATTCCTAGCTCCAATTGACGAGTTTCTCACAGATAAAATGAAAGATACATTTCCTGTCATGGAGGATCTGAACAGCTTCGATGGAAAACGCTATAGCTTGCCGAACTATGGGACAACGATGCGTCTGATTTACAACAAAGAGCTTTTCGCCAAAGCAGGTATTGAACAACCTCCGACTACACTGAATGAGTTGGTTGAGGCAGCCAAGAAAATTACGCAAGTGGGTAAATCAAACGGAGCCTACGGTTTCGCACAGAATTTTAAAAATCCTTCCAGTGCCTTGGGCCGATCTGCCCGTGTTATTGCAGAAGTAAGTGGTTACGGCGGATATGGTTATGATTTTAAGACAGCTCGATATGACTATAGTGGCTTTAAACCCATCATGGAAGCATTTAAGCAAATCAAGGATGATGGAAGTATGTTGCCCGGTGTCGAATCGCTTGATATCGACCCATTGCGCGCCCAATTCGCTGAAGGGAAAATCGGGATGTACTTATCCTTTTCTGCTGAAGCGGGAGTCTACCAATCTCAATTTCCAGCTAAAATTGATTGGGCTGCAGCACCTGCACCATCCATTGACGGAAATTTCAATGGTGCTTCTGGGTTCTTAGGGGGCCAATGGTTGGCAATAAGTTCAGAGACTGAAAATAAGGAAGCAGCCTGGAAGTTCCTGGAGTATATGTATAATGAATCTGTTCTTCAACAATATCAAGAGAAAGGCTTTGGAATATCCATGGTCCCTTCAGTAAGTGCTGTTGCAGCGAAACCGGAAGTTAAAGGCATAGAAGGTTTCCTGCCGAACAAGTACGACGGTGTCTGGCCGGTCTACCCTACAGTGCCGGTACACGGTATGAAATCTGACGATGCCTTCGTCAAGTACATTCTAAGCGGAGGTAATCTGGATACCATTATCAACGATTTGAATACTCGTTATAACGCTGCTTTGGATACAGCAATTGCGAGTGGAGAAGCGAAGGCCGAGCCTATTGCAGATTTCGATCCAGCGGAACTTGCAGGAAAATACGTAAAATAA
- a CDS encoding response regulator produces the protein MIEELQRIKLCIIDDIRSVVDMISQKPPWEEHHIEVVGTALDGEEGIRLIQETKPDIVLTDIRMPKKDGLAMTQEILVNAPFTKIVILSAYTDFSFTRQAIRLGAFDFVKKPFSIDEIIQVVLKAKAAIEEEWQEQSKAIELKQHVRKSLPVLQQEYLSLLVHHRTNAVVAFQKWQTLGIQLAPQNFNLFIVELDRFMDKYKAQPSREVELIRFSLRNILEETIAAFSSGVVFSEALNRFICLINCEDMRIAEQISEACRLNIYQFTNSTISIGIGSCVTSIDELPDSYQLALSALAYHFYTDGNGVNSYSSTSDDEKTLLHYTASTEHEFLMALRSGNREKCRLILEQIFNDLLQRDPLPKPQQVENLCYELSSKICRVMLEQFPPDRVKNLEKQWNHVKRTGVVTFQIMRDTVKEICLEACSWIEHERSDETTKLIYQAKDYICANLHLNLSLDLCAKQFNLSPGYFSNLFKKVLNISFQRFVIHQRMEKAKEMLINDYQVQEIARELGYEHRRYFSEIFKKHTNMTPSEFKLYSTGKISPPVDLAYDQS, from the coding sequence ATGATAGAAGAACTCCAACGGATTAAATTATGCATCATTGATGATATTCGAAGTGTAGTCGATATGATTTCTCAGAAGCCGCCCTGGGAAGAACATCACATTGAAGTGGTTGGTACGGCACTCGATGGGGAGGAAGGCATTCGCCTAATCCAAGAGACCAAACCGGATATTGTTCTTACAGACATACGGATGCCCAAAAAGGATGGGCTAGCCATGACGCAAGAAATTCTCGTAAACGCTCCTTTTACGAAAATTGTCATTCTCAGCGCGTATACCGATTTCTCATTTACGAGACAAGCGATTCGATTAGGCGCATTTGATTTCGTAAAGAAACCATTCTCTATAGATGAAATCATTCAGGTCGTGTTGAAAGCAAAGGCAGCAATCGAAGAAGAATGGCAGGAGCAGAGCAAGGCGATAGAACTGAAGCAACATGTAAGAAAAAGCTTACCTGTATTGCAGCAGGAGTATTTGTCCTTGCTAGTTCATCATAGGACGAATGCTGTCGTAGCCTTTCAAAAATGGCAAACACTCGGCATTCAACTTGCTCCTCAGAATTTCAATCTTTTTATTGTGGAGCTAGACCGTTTTATGGACAAATATAAAGCACAACCCTCAAGGGAAGTGGAATTGATCAGATTCAGCCTTCGAAATATTTTGGAGGAAACTATCGCAGCTTTTAGCAGTGGTGTTGTTTTTAGTGAAGCGTTAAATCGGTTCATCTGTCTGATCAATTGTGAAGATATGAGAATCGCAGAGCAGATTTCTGAAGCATGCAGATTAAATATTTATCAATTCACGAACTCTACCATCTCAATCGGTATTGGTAGTTGTGTAACATCTATCGATGAATTACCGGATTCATATCAACTAGCCTTAAGTGCTCTGGCCTATCATTTTTATACAGATGGTAATGGTGTTAACAGTTATTCAAGTACATCCGATGATGAGAAAACCTTGCTTCATTATACTGCGTCCACGGAGCACGAGTTTTTAATGGCTTTGCGCTCGGGCAATCGAGAAAAATGCCGACTTATTCTGGAGCAGATCTTTAACGATTTATTGCAGCGAGATCCTCTTCCCAAACCGCAACAAGTCGAAAACCTTTGTTATGAGCTGTCATCCAAGATATGTCGAGTCATGTTAGAACAATTTCCGCCTGATCGGGTGAAGAACCTTGAGAAGCAGTGGAACCATGTAAAGCGCACAGGTGTGGTTACATTTCAGATTATGCGGGATACGGTAAAAGAAATTTGTCTTGAAGCGTGTTCGTGGATTGAGCACGAGCGTTCGGATGAAACGACCAAGTTGATCTATCAGGCGAAGGATTATATATGTGCCAACTTGCATTTAAATTTATCTCTTGATTTATGTGCAAAGCAGTTCAATTTAAGTCCCGGATATTTTTCGAATCTATTCAAAAAAGTGCTAAATATTTCATTTCAGCGATTCGTAATCCATCAAAGAATGGAAAAAGCTAAAGAAATGCTAATCAATGATTATCAGGTACAGGAGATCGCTAGGGAATTGGGGTATGAGCATCGACGTTATTTTAGCGAAATTTTCAAGAAGCATACCAATATGACACCATCCGAATTCAAATTATATAGTACAGGGAAGATCAGTCCGCCTGTGGATCTGGCCTATGATCAATCATAA
- a CDS encoding sensor histidine kinase, translating into MHLSELQYVFSQVYFNEPLIESILIATPIGDFYPISQRRSQTQSFYESSMYFDMIENYGGKWIKGHSDKFFSGNKRAISFVTKGTQENVPNTNVYIVVNVNESGLIGLVNKHSSNDDSDYFVIDSNGEEVIRTSWSSSHNLMKDKPFLYNVSESNMGSFFHNFDETDYLVNYTRSTVVKDWSLFGIQQKYKLLEQMNGVKRTTLYIMLFFLLFTSLLSNKLTALLLNPLYKLQRLMREVENNRLNVRFASRSSDEVAQVGFQFNRMLDEINRLIDDVRLSESGKRKAEMRALTAQMEPHFLYNTLNTIYCKSVLGENEEVNEMILSLSQMFQLGLSGGKDWNTLQDELLHAQQYCLIQQKCYEGLFVFEVTVLDKSVLNSLLPKILLQPIVENSIQHGFKDITFGGQIHIQVDRQNNWVHLIIEDNGAGMDAAMVSQAMLKPPVSKKGYALNNIVNRLNLFYGEEARIELHSSPGKGSRTDIWIPIREGEVES; encoded by the coding sequence GTGCATTTGTCAGAGCTCCAATATGTGTTTTCACAGGTTTATTTCAACGAACCTCTAATCGAAAGTATACTTATTGCCACGCCCATTGGAGATTTTTATCCTATTTCACAAAGACGTTCTCAGACACAGTCCTTTTATGAATCCAGTATGTATTTCGATATGATTGAGAATTATGGAGGAAAGTGGATAAAAGGGCATTCTGATAAGTTTTTTTCTGGTAATAAGCGTGCTATTTCATTTGTTACAAAGGGAACTCAAGAGAATGTCCCCAATACAAATGTATACATTGTCGTGAATGTAAATGAAAGTGGACTAATAGGACTGGTTAACAAACATTCTTCGAATGATGACAGCGACTATTTTGTAATCGATTCCAATGGCGAGGAAGTCATCCGAACTTCATGGTCATCCAGCCATAATCTAATGAAAGATAAACCTTTCTTGTACAATGTATCTGAGAGCAATATGGGCTCTTTCTTTCATAATTTTGATGAAACGGATTACCTAGTCAATTACACAAGATCAACAGTTGTCAAAGATTGGAGTTTATTTGGTATTCAACAGAAGTATAAACTGCTTGAACAAATGAACGGTGTAAAGCGCACAACCCTTTATATAATGCTTTTCTTTCTGCTGTTCACTAGCCTTTTATCCAATAAACTGACGGCGCTGTTGCTAAATCCTCTATACAAGCTTCAACGACTTATGCGCGAGGTAGAGAATAACCGCCTGAATGTTCGCTTTGCCAGCCGTTCGTCCGATGAAGTAGCTCAGGTCGGTTTTCAATTCAATCGCATGTTGGATGAAATCAACAGACTCATTGATGATGTAAGGTTGAGCGAATCCGGAAAACGTAAGGCCGAGATGAGAGCTTTAACTGCGCAAATGGAACCACACTTTTTGTATAACACTCTTAATACGATTTACTGCAAATCCGTTCTGGGGGAAAATGAGGAAGTCAATGAGATGATTCTCTCCTTGTCCCAGATGTTTCAGCTTGGCTTGAGTGGGGGGAAGGATTGGAACACGCTGCAGGATGAATTGTTGCACGCACAGCAGTATTGTTTAATTCAACAAAAATGCTATGAAGGACTGTTTGTGTTTGAAGTTACTGTACTTGATAAATCTGTGCTGAACAGCCTTTTGCCAAAGATTCTCTTGCAGCCAATTGTGGAAAATAGCATTCAACACGGCTTTAAGGACATTACTTTCGGAGGTCAGATTCATATACAGGTGGACAGACAAAACAATTGGGTTCATTTGATTATTGAGGATAACGGTGCAGGCATGGATGCGGCTATGGTAAGTCAAGCGATGTTGAAACCGCCTGTCTCCAAGAAGGGTTATGCTCTGAACAATATCGTGAATCGGCTCAACCTATTTTATGGAGAAGAAGCACGAATCGAACTTCACAGCAGTCCTGGCAAGGGATCGAGAACTGACATTTGGATTCCGATTAGAGAAGGAGAAGTTGAATCATGA